A genomic stretch from Bos javanicus breed banteng chromosome 3, ARS-OSU_banteng_1.0, whole genome shotgun sequence includes:
- the C3H1orf43 gene encoding protein C1orf43 homolog isoform X3 has translation MASGSNWLSGVNVVLVMAYGSLVFVLLFIFVKRQIMRFAMKSRRGPHVPVGHNAPKDLKEEIDIRLSKVQDIKYEPQLLADDDARLLQLETQGNQNCYNYLYRMKALDAIRASEIPFHAEGRHPHSLMGKNFRSYLLDLRNTSTPFKGVRKALIDTLLDGYETARYGTGVFGLSEYLRYQEALSELATVFVTSGNFLDGPSVS, from the exons ATGGCGTCCGGCAGTAACTGGCTGTCTGGCGTGAATGTCGTGCTGGTGATGGCCTACGGGAGCCTG GTGTTTGTACTGCTATTTATTTTTGTGAAGAGGCAAATCATGCGCTTTGCAATGAAATCCCGAAGGGGACCTCATGTCCCTGTGGGACACAATGCCCCCAAG GACTTAAAAGAGGAGATAGATATCCGACTGTCCAAGGTTCAGGATATCAAGTATGAACCTCAGCTTCTCGCAGATGATGATGCAAGACTGCTACAGCTGGAAACCCAGGGAAATCAAA ATTGCTACAACTACCTATACAGGATGAAAGCTCTGGATGCTATCCGTGCCTCTG AGATCCCATTTCATGCTGAAGGCCGACATCCCCATTCCTTAATGGGCAAGAATTTCCGCTCCTACCTGCTAGATCTTCGAAACACTAGTACTCCTTTCAAGGGTGTGCGCAAGGCCCTTATTGATACCCTGCTGGATGGCTATGAGACAGCCCGCTATGGGACAGGG gTCTTTGGCCTGAGTGAGTACCTGCGCTATCAGGAGGCCCTGAGTGAGCTGGCCACAGT ctttgtgacctcaggcaacTTTCTTGATGgaccctcagtttcctaa
- the C3H1orf43 gene encoding protein C1orf43 homolog isoform X1 translates to MASGSNWLSGVNVVLVMAYGSLVFVLLFIFVKRQIMRFAMKSRRGPHVPVGHNAPKDLKEEIDIRLSKVQDIKYEPQLLADDDARLLQLETQGNQNCYNYLYRMKALDAIRASEIPFHAEGRHPHSLMGKNFRSYLLDLRNTSTPFKGVRKALIDTLLDGYETARYGTGVFGLSEYLRYQEALSELATVVKARSGSSQRQHQSAAKDLTQSPEVSPTTIQVTYLPSSQKSKRAKHFLELKSFKDNYNTLESTL, encoded by the exons ATGGCGTCCGGCAGTAACTGGCTGTCTGGCGTGAATGTCGTGCTGGTGATGGCCTACGGGAGCCTG GTGTTTGTACTGCTATTTATTTTTGTGAAGAGGCAAATCATGCGCTTTGCAATGAAATCCCGAAGGGGACCTCATGTCCCTGTGGGACACAATGCCCCCAAG GACTTAAAAGAGGAGATAGATATCCGACTGTCCAAGGTTCAGGATATCAAGTATGAACCTCAGCTTCTCGCAGATGATGATGCAAGACTGCTACAGCTGGAAACCCAGGGAAATCAAA ATTGCTACAACTACCTATACAGGATGAAAGCTCTGGATGCTATCCGTGCCTCTG AGATCCCATTTCATGCTGAAGGCCGACATCCCCATTCCTTAATGGGCAAGAATTTCCGCTCCTACCTGCTAGATCTTCGAAACACTAGTACTCCTTTCAAGGGTGTGCGCAAGGCCCTTATTGATACCCTGCTGGATGGCTATGAGACAGCCCGCTATGGGACAGGG gTCTTTGGCCTGAGTGAGTACCTGCGCTATCAGGAGGCCCTGAGTGAGCTGGCCACAGT GGTCAAAGCACGAAGTGGGAGCTCTCAGCGACAACACCAGTCAGCAGCCAAAGACCTAACCCAGTCTCCTGAAGTCTCCCCAACAACCATCCAGGTGACATACCTCCCCTCCAGTCAGAAGAGTAAACGTGCCAAGCACTTCCTCGAATTGAAGAGCTTTAAGGACAACTATAACACACTGGAGAGTACTCTGTGA
- the C3H1orf43 gene encoding protein C1orf43 homolog isoform X2: MASGSNWLSGVNVVLVMAYGSLDLKEEIDIRLSKVQDIKYEPQLLADDDARLLQLETQGNQNCYNYLYRMKALDAIRASEIPFHAEGRHPHSLMGKNFRSYLLDLRNTSTPFKGVRKALIDTLLDGYETARYGTGVFGLSEYLRYQEALSELATVVKARSGSSQRQHQSAAKDLTQSPEVSPTTIQVTYLPSSQKSKRAKHFLELKSFKDNYNTLESTL; encoded by the exons ATGGCGTCCGGCAGTAACTGGCTGTCTGGCGTGAATGTCGTGCTGGTGATGGCCTACGGGAGCCTG GACTTAAAAGAGGAGATAGATATCCGACTGTCCAAGGTTCAGGATATCAAGTATGAACCTCAGCTTCTCGCAGATGATGATGCAAGACTGCTACAGCTGGAAACCCAGGGAAATCAAA ATTGCTACAACTACCTATACAGGATGAAAGCTCTGGATGCTATCCGTGCCTCTG AGATCCCATTTCATGCTGAAGGCCGACATCCCCATTCCTTAATGGGCAAGAATTTCCGCTCCTACCTGCTAGATCTTCGAAACACTAGTACTCCTTTCAAGGGTGTGCGCAAGGCCCTTATTGATACCCTGCTGGATGGCTATGAGACAGCCCGCTATGGGACAGGG gTCTTTGGCCTGAGTGAGTACCTGCGCTATCAGGAGGCCCTGAGTGAGCTGGCCACAGT GGTCAAAGCACGAAGTGGGAGCTCTCAGCGACAACACCAGTCAGCAGCCAAAGACCTAACCCAGTCTCCTGAAGTCTCCCCAACAACCATCCAGGTGACATACCTCCCCTCCAGTCAGAAGAGTAAACGTGCCAAGCACTTCCTCGAATTGAAGAGCTTTAAGGACAACTATAACACACTGGAGAGTACTCTGTGA
- the CFAP141 gene encoding cilia- and flagella-associated protein 141, which yields MSMEKMGKVEEHFQRALELKKMVHRWRNSHTHCLWQITLSQRRNPYAILRMQDTMVQELALANKQLLMVRQAALHQLFEKEHQQYQQELNEKGKAFYMERL from the exons ATGTCCATGGAAAAGATGGGAAAAGTAGAAGAG CATTTTCAAAGGGCCCTGGAACTTAAGAAGATGGTGCACAG GTGGCGAAATTCACACACTCACTGTCTGTGGCAGATAACATTAAGCCAGAGGAGAAACCCATATGCTATCCTAAGGATGCAGGACACCATGGTACAGGAGTTGGCACTGGCCAACAAGCAGTTGCTGATG GTCCGTCAAGCTGCCCTGCACCAGCTGTTTGAAAAGGAGCATCAGCAGTACCAGCAAGAACTAAATGAGAAGGGCAAAGCTTTTTACATGGAGAGACTCTGA